A single Populus nigra chromosome 13, ddPopNigr1.1, whole genome shotgun sequence DNA region contains:
- the LOC133671146 gene encoding disease resistance protein RGA2-like isoform X2 translates to MSSSMCGQYSMGEATTQLHNSKLLATTCKFILFDFSSLNFMIKKTQRLLLSTQKAELHSYLNHFSYQTLPPSLNKKMAEAFAAEIAKSLLGKLGSFAVQEFRLAWGFQDDLARLEERLKAINAVLSDAEKQQSKNERIRLWLQMLREVLYDAEDVLDEIECETLQRQVVKTKGSTSRKVQHFFTSSNMNAFRLRMGHNIKKIIERLAEISALKSDFNLSEQAIDCSHVLHEETKMNRSFDSFSGLIGRDEDKERIINLLIAPFKVGDAHPLVLPIVGMGGLGKTSLAKSVCDDENVKSHFELIIKACVSDDFSLKQVIQKIIKSATGERCADLDEGELEKKLEAILNGRKYLLLLDDVWNEDAQKWLLLKPLLSKGAGGSKIIVTTRSQRVAEIMGTVTAYNPSLLGQEDLLFSFSKRLPILGSPFGAILDGTRAHSSIVKSK, encoded by the coding sequence ATGAGTTCGAGCATGTGTGGTCAATATTCCATGGGAGAAGCTACAACGCAATTGCATAACTCTAAATTATTAGCAACTACTtgtaaatttattctttttgacTTTTCGTCCCTTAATTTTATGATCAAGAAGACTCAACGACTTCTCCTCTCCACTCAGAAAGCGGAACTCCACTCTTATCTCAATCATTTTTCCTATCAAACACTTCCCCCCTCACTCAATAAGAAAATGGCAGAAGCTTTTGCAGCCGAGATTGCAAAATCCCTTTTAGGGAAGTTAGGCTCTTTTGCTGTTCAAGAATTTCGTTTGGCATGGGGCTTTCAAGATGACCTTGCACGTCTTGAAGAGAGATTGAAAGCCATCAACGCGGTGCTGTCCGATGCTGAGAAGCAACAATCCAAGAATGAGAGGATTCGGCTCTGGCTCCAAATGCTCAGAGAAGTCTTGTATGATGCAGAGGACGTGCTGGACGAAATCGAGTGCGAAACTTTGCAAAGGCAGGTGGTGAAAACTAAAGGGAGCACCAGCAGAAAGGTACAACACTTCTTTACGAGTTCTAATATGAATGCATTCCGTTTAAGAATGGGTCATAATATAAAGAAGATCATAGAAAGACTAGCTGAGATTTCAGCTCTTAAGTCTGACTTCAACCTCAGCGAGCAGGCTATTGATTGTAGTCATGTCTTGCATGAGGAAACAAAGATGAACCGATCCTTTGATAGCTTTTCCGGTCTTATCGGAAGAGATGAAGACAAAGAACGCATCATCAACCTTTTAATTGCACCTTTTAAGGTTGGTGATGCACATCCCCTTGTCCTTCCGATAGTAGGAATGGGAGGCTTGGGGAAGACATCTCTTGCCAAATCGGTGTGTGATGATGAAAATGTAAAAAGTCATTTTGAACTGATTATAAAGGCATGTGTTTCAGATGATTTTTCCTTGAAACAAGTGATACAGAAGATTATTAAATCTGCAACTGGGGAAAGATGTGCGGATTTGGATGAGggtgaacttgaaaaaaaacttgaagcaATTCTGAATGGTAGGAAATACTTGCTTCTTTTGGATGATGTATGGAATGAAGATGCTCAAAAATGGTTGTTGTTGAAGCCTTTGTTATCAAAGGGTGCTGGAGGAAGTAAGATTATAGTAACTACCCGTAGTCAACGTGTTGCAGAGATTATGGGTACTGTTACTGCGTACAACCCAAGTCTTCTTGGTCAAGAGGACTTATTGTTCAGTTTTTCCAAAAGATTACCTATTCTCGGATCTCCTTTTGGTGCAATTTTGGATGGCACAAGGGCTCATTCTTCAATCGTCAAATCCAAATGA
- the LOC133671610 gene encoding protein DJ-1 homolog D-like, which translates to MGKSVLLLCGDYMEDHEAMVPFQALQAFGIAVDAACPGKKAGDICRTAIHDSAGYQTYTESRGHNFTLNATFDEVDFGKYDGLVIPGGRAPEYLAMNESVLDCVRKFSDSGRPIASVCHGQLILAAANSVKGRKCTAYPAVKPVLIDAGAHWVEPETMKACVADGNIITGATYEGHPEFIQLFVRALGGKITGSDKKILFLCGDFMEDYEVTVPFQSLEALGCHVDAVCPKKKAGDTCPTAVHDFEGDQTYSEKPGHSFTLTASFEGLDASNYDALVIPGGRAPEYLALDETVIALVKEFMHSKKPVASICHGQQILAAAGVLKGRKCTAYPAVKLNVVLGGATWLEPDPIDRCYTDENLVTGAAWPGHPQFVSQLMALLGIRVSF; encoded by the exons ATGGGCAAGAGTGTTTTACTGTTATGTGGTGATTACATGGAAGATCATGAG GCTATGGTTCCATTTCAAGCTTTGCAGGCTTTTGGGATTGCTGTTGATGCTGCTTGCCCTGGCAAGAAAGCTGGGGATATTTGCCGCACTGCAATTCATGATTCTGCTGGTTATCAG ACTTATACTGAGAGTCGTGGTCATAATTTTACTCTCAATGCAACATTCGATGAAGTTGATTTTGGCAAATATGATGGGCTGGTGATACCTGGAGGACGGGCTCCAGAATATCTTGCCATGAATGAATCTGTGTTAGATTGTGTCAGGAAATTTTCTGACTCAGGAAGGCCAATTGCCTCTGTTTGCCATGGACAATTGATCTTGGCAGCTGCAAATTCAGTAAAAGGTCGGAAATGCACTGCATATCCTGCTGTGAAACCTGTGCTCATTGATGCTGGCGCTCATTGGGTTGAACCTGAAACCATGAAAGCTTGTGTTGCTGATGGCAATATCATCACTGGAGCTACATATGAGGGGCATCCTGAGTTCATCCAACTATTTGTGAGGGCACTGGGGGGCAAGATAACTGGTTCagataagaaaattttgtttctctgTGGG GATTTCATGGAAGATTACGAGGTAACTGTTCCTTTTCAGTCTCTTGAAGCTCTTGGGTGCCATGTTGATGCAGTTTGCCCCAAGAAGAAGGCTGGGGACACCTGCCCAACTGCAGTCCATGATTTTGAAGGTGACCAAACTTACAGTGAGAAGCCTGGTCATAGTTTCACTCTAACAGCTAGCTTTGAAGGTTTGGATGCCTCAAATTATGATGCTCTTGTCATTCCTGGAGGCCGGGCTCCAGAATACCTGGCACTGGATGAGACAGTGATTGCTTTGGTGAAAGAATTCATGCACTCTAAGAAGCCTGTTGCATCTATCTGCCATGGGCAGCAGATCTTAGCTGCTGCCGGAGTTCTTAAG GGAAGAAAATGTACCGCGTATCCTGCAGTGAAGCTGAATGTTGTCTTGGGAGGGGCAACATGGCTAGAACCTGATCCAATAGATCGCTGCTACACTGATGAAAACTTGGTTACAGGTGCTGCTTGGCCAGGGCACCCTCAGTTCGTCTCTCAGTTGATGGCCTTACTTGGCATCCGAGTGTCATTTTAG
- the LOC133671608 gene encoding protein DJ-1 homolog D-like, translating into MANCKPQKKVLLLCGDFMEDYEAMVPFQALQAYGIAVDAVCPGKKAGDCCRTAIQDSGAYHGYQTFTEKRGHNFSLNANFDEVDFSKYDGLLLPGGRAPEYLAINESVLDCVRKFSDSGKPIGSICHGQLILAAAGSVKGRKCTALHALGPVLIDAGAHWIEPKTRMDSVADGNIITGVIYRAHPEYIRLFVKALGGKVTGSDKRILFLCGDFMEDYEVTVPFQSLQALGCHVDAVSPKKKAGDICPTAVHDFEGDQTYSEKPGHNFILTASYEGLDASSYDALVIPGGRAPEYLALDETVIALVKEFMQSRKPVASICHGQQILAAAGVLKGRKCTAYPTVKLNVVLGGATWLEPDPIDRCYTDENLVTGAAWPGHPEFVSQLMALLGIQVSF; encoded by the exons ATGGCTAATTGCAAGCCACAGAAGAAAGTTTTATTGTTATGTGGGGATTTCATGGAAGATTATGAG gCTATGGTTCCATTTCAAGCCTTGCAGGCTTATGGAATAGCAGTTGATGCTGTCTGTCCTGGCAAGAAAGCTGGTGATTGTTGCCGCACTGCAATTCAAGACTCTGGTGCCTATCATGGCTATCAG ACTTTTACAGAGAAGCGTGGACACAACTTTAGTCTCAATGCGAACTTCGATGAAGTTGATTTTAGTAAATATGACGGGCTGCTTCTACCAGGAGGCAGGGCTCCAGAATATCTTGCCATAAATGAATCCGTGTTAGATTGTGTGAGGAAGTTTTCCGACTCAGGAAAGCCGATTGGCTCTATCTGTCATGGACAATTGATCTTGGCAGCTGCTGGCTCAGTAAAAGGTCGGAAGTGCACTGCACTCCATGCTCTGGGACCTGTGCTCATCGATGCTGGTGCTCATTGGATTGAACCCAAAACCAGGATGGATAGCGTCGCTGATGGCAATATCATCACTGGAGTTATATATAGGGCTCATCCTGAGTACATTCGGCTTTTTGTGAAGGCACTCGGAGGCAAGGTAACTGGTTCAGATAAAAGGATTCTGTTTCTCTGTGGG GATTTCATGGAAGATTATGAGGTGACTGTTCCTTTTCAGTCCCTTCAAGCTCTTGGGTGCCATGTTGATGCAGTTTCCCCCAAGAAAAAGGCTGGGGATATCTGCCCAACTGCAGTCCACGACTTTGAAGGTGACCAAACTTACAGCGAGAAGCCAGGCCATAATTTCATTCTAACTGCTTCCTATGAAGGTTTGGATGCCTCTAGTTATGATGCTCTCGTCATCCCTGGAGGCCGGGCTCCAGAATATTTGGCACTGGATGAGACAGTGATTGCCTTGGTGAAAGAATTTATGCAATCTAGGAAGCCTGTTGCATCCATCTGCCATGGGCAACAGATCTTAGCTGCTGCTGGAGTTCTTAAG GGTAGAAAATGTACTGCATACCCTACGGTGAAGCTGAATGTTGTCTTGGGAGGGGCAACATGGCTAGAACCTGATCCAATAGATCGCTGCTACACTGATGAAAACTTGGTTACCGGAGCTGCTTGGCCAGGGCACCCTGAGTTTGTCTCTCAATTGATGGCCTTACTTGGTATTCAAGTGTCATTTTAG
- the LOC133671146 gene encoding disease resistance protein RGA2-like isoform X1 yields the protein MAEAFAADIAKSLLGKLGSFAVQELRLAWGLEDDLARLEERLKAINVVLSDAEKQQSKNDRIRLWLHMLREVLYDAEDVLDEIECETLRREVVKTTGSTSRKTQRLLLSTQKAELHSYLNHFSYQTLPPSLNKKMAEAFAAEIAKSLLGKLGSFAVQEFRLAWGFQDDLARLEERLKAINAVLSDAEKQQSKNERIRLWLQMLREVLYDAEDVLDEIECETLQRQVVKTKGSTSRKVQHFFTSSNMNAFRLRMGHNIKKIIERLAEISALKSDFNLSEQAIDCSHVLHEETKMNRSFDSFSGLIGRDEDKERIINLLIAPFKVGDAHPLVLPIVGMGGLGKTSLAKSVCDDENVKSHFELIIKACVSDDFSLKQVIQKIIKSATGERCADLDEGELEKKLEAILNGRKYLLLLDDVWNEDAQKWLLLKPLLSKGAGGSKIIVTTRSQRVAEIMGTVTAYNPSLLGQEDLLFSFSKRLPILGSPFGAILDGTRAHSSIVKSK from the exons atggcagaagcTTTTGCAGCCGATATTGCAAAATCCCTTTTAGGGAAGTTAGGCTCTTTCGCTGTTCAAGAACTTCGTTTGGCATGGGGACTTGAAGATGACCTTGCACGTCTTGAAGAGAGATTGAAAGCCATCAACGTGGTGCTGTCCGATGCTGAGAAGCAACAATCAAAGAATGACAGGATTCGGCTCTGGCTCCATATGCTCAGAGAAGTCTTGTATGATGCAGAGGACGTGCTGGACGAAATCGAGTGCGAAACTTTGCGAAGAGAGGTGGTGAAAACAACAGGGAGCACCAGCAGAAAG ACTCAACGACTTCTCCTCTCCACTCAGAAAGCGGAACTCCACTCTTATCTCAATCATTTTTCCTATCAAACACTTCCCCCCTCACTCAATAAGAAAATGGCAGAAGCTTTTGCAGCCGAGATTGCAAAATCCCTTTTAGGGAAGTTAGGCTCTTTTGCTGTTCAAGAATTTCGTTTGGCATGGGGCTTTCAAGATGACCTTGCACGTCTTGAAGAGAGATTGAAAGCCATCAACGCGGTGCTGTCCGATGCTGAGAAGCAACAATCCAAGAATGAGAGGATTCGGCTCTGGCTCCAAATGCTCAGAGAAGTCTTGTATGATGCAGAGGACGTGCTGGACGAAATCGAGTGCGAAACTTTGCAAAGGCAGGTGGTGAAAACTAAAGGGAGCACCAGCAGAAAGGTACAACACTTCTTTACGAGTTCTAATATGAATGCATTCCGTTTAAGAATGGGTCATAATATAAAGAAGATCATAGAAAGACTAGCTGAGATTTCAGCTCTTAAGTCTGACTTCAACCTCAGCGAGCAGGCTATTGATTGTAGTCATGTCTTGCATGAGGAAACAAAGATGAACCGATCCTTTGATAGCTTTTCCGGTCTTATCGGAAGAGATGAAGACAAAGAACGCATCATCAACCTTTTAATTGCACCTTTTAAGGTTGGTGATGCACATCCCCTTGTCCTTCCGATAGTAGGAATGGGAGGCTTGGGGAAGACATCTCTTGCCAAATCGGTGTGTGATGATGAAAATGTAAAAAGTCATTTTGAACTGATTATAAAGGCATGTGTTTCAGATGATTTTTCCTTGAAACAAGTGATACAGAAGATTATTAAATCTGCAACTGGGGAAAGATGTGCGGATTTGGATGAGggtgaacttgaaaaaaaacttgaagcaATTCTGAATGGTAGGAAATACTTGCTTCTTTTGGATGATGTATGGAATGAAGATGCTCAAAAATGGTTGTTGTTGAAGCCTTTGTTATCAAAGGGTGCTGGAGGAAGTAAGATTATAGTAACTACCCGTAGTCAACGTGTTGCAGAGATTATGGGTACTGTTACTGCGTACAACCCAAGTCTTCTTGGTCAAGAGGACTTATTGTTCAGTTTTTCCAAAAGATTACCTATTCTCGGATCTCCTTTTGGTGCAATTTTGGATGGCACAAGGGCTCATTCTTCAATCGTCAAATCCAAATGA
- the LOC133670855 gene encoding putative disease resistance protein RGA3: MSGALASTIAQSLLGKLGSFAGQEFCLAWGLEADIARLEKRLSAIAAVLSDAEQKQSKNNKIRFWLNDLREVLYDAEDVLDEIECETLRRQVVKTTGSTSRKVRRFFSSSNKIAFRLRMGHKIKSIIERLATISALKSEFNLSEQPSDCGHVLHEETEMNRSFESFSGLIGRDKDKERIINLLAAPSKVDDAHPFVLPIVGMGGLGKTSLAKSVCDDENVKSHFDLEMEACVSDDFSLKQVIQKIIKSATGERCADLDEGELNKKLEDIMKGKKYLLLLDDVWNEDAQKWLLLKPLLSKGAGGSKIIVTTRSQRVAEIMGTVNTAYKLDLLGQGDCLSLFYKCAFKEGQMESCPNLVGIGKDIVAKCKQVPLAVINLGTQLYGKTDEKEWESVRDSEKWEEEGDGILPALKVSYQRLPTHLKRCFLYCSVFPKDYLFGDIILVQFWMAHGLILQSSNTILDVGLRYVRELISRCFFQDYEDGIVGAVFKMHDIMHDLASSLAQNEFSIISSQNHQISKTTRHLTVLDSDSFFHKTLPKFPNNFHQVRSIVFADSIVGPTCTTDFEKCLLEFKHLRSLELREDSEFEAFPERIGALKHLRYLHFGMNAKIKRLPKSIFKLQNLQALLTGDGLEELPKDVRYMISLRFLLLVTQQKRLPEGGIGCLECLQTLFIAYCENLQNLCEDMQGLKSLRKLVISGCDSLISLPRSIKCLTTLEELLISNCEKLDLMTIEEEKEKKIQSLSLSLRIVLFVAVPATIALPEQLLEGSAESLQNFIIRDCPNIEEMPKCISNLKKLQNLEIIDCPRLSERCIRGTGEDWPKIKHIPKIKVQVELHQI; the protein is encoded by the exons ATGTCAGGAGCTTTAGCATCCACCATTGCACAATCCCTTCTAGGGAAGTTAGGCTCTTTTGCTGGTCAAGAATTTTGTTTGGCATGGGGACTTGAAGCTGACATTGCTCGTCTTGAAAAGAGATTGTCAGCCATCGCTGCAGTGCTGTCCGATGCTGAGCAGAAACAATCAAAGAATAACAAAATTCGGTTCTGGCTCAACGATCTCAGAGAAGTCTTGTATGATGCCGAGGACGTGCTGGACGAAATCGAGTGCGAAACTTTGAGAAGGCAGGTGGTGAAAACAACAGGGAGCACCAGCAGAAAGGTACGACGCTTCTTTTCAAGCTCTAATAAGATTGCATTCCGTTTAAGAATGGGTCATAAGATAAAGAGCATCATAGAAAGACTAGCTACGATTTCAGCTCTTAAGTCTGAGTTCAACCTCAGCGAGCAGCCTAGTGATTGTGGTCATGTCTTGCATGAGGAAACAGAGATGAACCGATCCTTTGAGAGCTTTTCCGGTCTTATCGGAAGAGACAAAGACAAAGAACGCATCATCAACCTTTTAGCAGCACCTTCTAAGGTTGATGATGCACATCCCTTTGTCCTTCCGATAGTAGGAATGGGAGGCTTGGGGAAGACATCTCTTGCCAAATCGGTGTGTGATGATGAAAATGTAAAAAGTCATTTTGATCTGGAGATGGAGGCATGTGTTTCAGATGATTTTTCCTTGAAACAAgtgatacaaaaaattattaaatctgcaACTGGGGAAAGATGTGCGGATTTGGATGAGGGTGAgcttaataaaaaacttgaagataTTATGAAGGGTAAGAAATACTTGCTTCTTTTGGATGATGTATGGAATGAAGATGCTCAAAAATGGTTGCTGTTGAAGCCTTTGTTATCAAAAGGTGCTGGTGGAAGTAAGATCATAGTAACTACCCGTAGTCAACGTGTTGCTGAGATTATGGGTACTGTTAATACTGCGTACAAACTAGATCTTCTTGGTCAAGGGGACTGTCTGTCGTTGTTTTACAAGTGTGCATTCAAGGAAGGGCAAATGGAGTCGTGTCCAAATTTGGTTGGAATTGGGAAAGATATAGTGGCAAAATGCAAGCAAGTTCCTCTGGCAGTGATTAACTTGGGGACTCAACTGTATGGTAAGACTGATGAAAAAGAGTGGGAATCGGTGAGAGATAGTGAGAAGTGGGAAGAAGAGGGAGATGGCATTTTACCTGCCTTGAAAGTAAGCTATCAAAGACTGCCGACTCACTTGAAAAGATGCTTTCTTTATTGTTCCGTTTTTCCAAAAGATTACCTATTCGGAGATATCATATTGGTGCAATTTTGGATGGCACATGGGCTCATTCTTCAATCATCAAATACAATTTTGGATGTTGGCTTGCGTTATGTGCGCGAGTTGATCTCAAGATGTTTCTTCCAAGATTATGAGGATGGTATTGTTGGAGCTGTCTTTAAGATGCATGATATAATGCATGATCTTGCATCATCATTGGCTCAAAATGAGTTTTCAATCATAAGCTCTCAAAACCACCAAATTTCCAAAACGACCCGTCATTTGACAGTTCTTGACTCTGAttcattttttcataaaactctCCCCAAGTTCCCAAACAACTTCCATCAAGTGCGGTCAATAGTCTTTGCAGATAGTATAGTGGGGCCTACATGCACAACAGACTTTGAGAAATGTTTGTTAGAATTTAAGCATTTGCGGTCTTTGGAATTAAGGGAAGATTCTGAATTTGAGGCTTTTCCGGAGAGGATTGGCGCCTTGAAACACTTGAGATATCTCCATTTTGGGATGaacgcaaaaataaaaagactcccaaaatctattttcaaattGCAAAACTTGCAAGCTCTGCTTACAGGTGACGGATTAGAAGAGCTGCCCAAAGATGTGAGGTACATGATCAGCCTTAGATTTTTACTTCTAGTCACTCAGCAGAAGCGGTTGCCAGAAGGAGGGATTGGGTGTTTGGAGTGTCTTCAAACTTTATTCATTGCTTATTGTGAAAATCTACAAAATTTGTGCGAAGATATGCAAGGTCTTAAAAGTCTTCGAAAATTGGTTATTAGTGGATGTGATAGCTTGATTTCTCTGCCAAGAAGCATAAAATGCCTAACTACTCTGGAAGAATTACTTATTAGTAATTGTgaaaagcttgatttgatgactatagaagaagaaaaggagaaaaaaattcaatctctttccctttctcttcgTATTGTACTATTTGTGGCGGTACCAGCAACTATTGCTTTACCAGAACAGCTTCTTGAAGGATCTGCAGAATCCTTACAAAATTTTATCATCAGAGACTGTCCAAACATTGAAGAAATGCCGAAGTGCAtcagcaatttaaaaaaacttcaaaatcttGAGATTATTGATTGTCCAAGGTTGAGCGAAAGGTGCATAAGGGGAACAGGAGAAGATTGGCCCAAGATCAAGCATATCCCTAAAATCAAG GTTCAAGTGGAACTCCATCAGATTTAA